Within Paralichthys olivaceus isolate ysfri-2021 chromosome 14, ASM2471397v2, whole genome shotgun sequence, the genomic segment TGTGTTCTAAATAACTGAGTTttgtacatttaaaagcaaAGTACACTTGTTAGTTTCCAGATGAGAGATGAGACTTTCCAGGCTgcacagtgtttatttttcacctcTCCACAGGGGACATGTTGCAGTACGAGGGCGGCCAGTCTCCTCTGCAGAGCCTGGAGCAGGCTGCTGTCCACTATGCATCAGCTATCAGACTCTGTTGGGTCTCGTACTGGAGGAGCAGCACTACGCCACAGAGACGTACGGCCTCCAGAGGAAGGTAGCAGATGTTATTGCACCTGAAATCttgtgaaagtaaaactaatTCTTTAACAACTGTTAAAATAACAAGGCGATTGGTTTTATTATATTACCAGTTAAATAGTAATATTATTACAACTTGATAGATTGAATAGATTGAAGAGCGACACACCCTCTCACTGTCTTCTCCTGCGTCTCCAGgcggacagagacagagatgaattaAGCGACGCCAAATCAGCAGCACGACAAGATGAGGTCCTCGCAGTGTGTAAACTCCACGGTTTCCCCCACACACCCACGTTGGAGAACCAGCTTCGGGCCTTGGATAAAGAGTATCCGCTGCTCAGGGAGCAGGGACAGTCCAGCAGAGCCGACTATGTTCAGGCTCTCTACATGTGGCTGTCAAAGAAAACCGGCAAGGTCACTGTGTACTTTGATAAGTTTGCTGTACGTGCTCTGATGTGTGGCACCAGTGGATA encodes:
- the LOC138413637 gene encoding uncharacterized protein — protein: MRLSRLHSVYFSPLHRGHVAVRGRPVSSAEPGAGCCPLCISYQTLLGLVLEEQHYATETYGLQRKADRDRDELSDAKSAARQDEVLAVCKLHGFPHTPTLENQLRALDKEYPLLREQGQSSRADYVQALYMWLSKKTGKESGSALRNEENQSSVHRALMKYLDTWSLSPDSWEYNLHVGRLLLLLQGRSREALQHLQSGLALRPLHPALRSDHRVSHTYYVL